Proteins encoded by one window of Pecten maximus chromosome 15, xPecMax1.1, whole genome shotgun sequence:
- the LOC117344181 gene encoding uncharacterized protein LOC117344181, producing the protein MHTMLMTRVVLYIAILMSIGRHVTAKNPSCTKTSACACKFPDGSGIDLSDLDSKDPKTPTFADVPPDSGSDQFSWNPCTAFDEKDCMNVALCDIHQNDKSAEYFAIGTQDTADFTYTSDGQLQITYIYEGTGRAKRQSFITLTCDPQQSGVFTATGENPSGSGMYYFDLTSKLACYPKESSGSSLSVGTIICIAFFSVILLYFIGGVVFQLAVRKERGTNLIVHKETLIGIPGLIKDGTMFIFRRGTLTERKKLIH; encoded by the exons ATGCACACGATGTTGATGACACGGGTCGTGCTGTATATTGCTATCTTAATGAGCATTGGACGTCACGTGACTGCTAAAAACCCAtcgtgtacaaagacatcaGCATGCGCATGCAAATTCCCGGATGGTTCAGGAATTGATTTATCGGACCTCGATAGTAAAGACCCTAAAACCCCAAC GTTTGCCGATGTACCTCCTGACAGTGGAAGTGACCAGTTCTCATGGAACCCGTGTACGGCCTTTGATGAGAAGGATTGTATGAACGTAGCG CTATGCGACATACACCAGAATGACAAAAGTGCCGAGTATTTTGCTATAGGCACCCAGGACACGGCGGACTTCACATATACCAGCGATGGACAACTACAGATTACCTACATCTACGAAGGGACAGGAAGAGCTAAACG ACAGTCCTTCATTACGTTGACATGTGATCCTCAACAGAGCGGCGTTTTCACTGCCACCGGAGAGAACCCGAGTGGTAGTGGCATGTAT TATTTTGACCTCACGTCTAAGTTGGCATGCTACCCCAAGGAATCTTCCGGATCATCGCTCTCCGTCGGGACCATTATTTGTATAGC ATTCTTCAGTGTCATTCTACTCTACTTTATCGGGGGTGTTGTATTCCAACTTGCCGTCAGGAAAGAACGAGGGACTAATTTGATTGTCCATAAAGAAACCCTGATTGGTATTCCAGGATTGATAAAG GACGGAACCATGTTTATTTTCCGAAGAGGCACACTCACTGAACGTAAAAAGTTAATACATTGA
- the LOC117344178 gene encoding actin-like produces the protein MDLSTLLLDLSDGMLIQPTLDSRKSVVIDLGTRHTKAGFAGEQAPCAVFPTAEAQWHSQQVQEGYESTYPDATETVLNYVFKNKLGIDSKDHSVLLGRSLPYVQQNQEKLVELLFEKFQVHSALLPLNNVLSLYSSGHLTGLVMELGAGTSYCVPICDGFPIKGFIMSSEVTGNKLTEFFMNLLSNRDHSFTPITTDPVLAETLKETVCSVAPNLFTALSDSPEVVYTLPDGTELRIGRERYQCPEALFSPNLIPCVTRSIPTVISDCIKKLDTFRGKSCTTSLVSNIFLSGGGSKLTNIRERVKAEVDKCLDEFYASRSKVSLCPSGYSSWLGGSVLCCHSNYNEVAISAEEYHEHGVNITSLKNFF, from the exons ATGGATTTGTCGACTCTCCTTCTCGACCTGAGCGATGGGATGCTGATACAGCCGACACTAGACAGTCGGAAAAGCGTTGTCATTGATCTGGGGACGAGACACACGAAAGCTGGTTTTGCAGGCGAGCAGGCTCCCTGTGCCGTTTTCCCTACCGCGGAAGCGCAGTGGCATTCACAACAG GTCCAAGAGGGGTACGAGTCTACTTATCCAGATGCGACGGAAActgtgttgaattatgtttttaaaaacaaattaggTATCGATTCCAAGGATCACTCGGTATTGCTAGGACGATCTCTTCCTTATGTGCAACAGAATCAGGAGAAACTGGTGGAACTTTTATTTGAGAAATTCCAAGTACATAGCGCTTTGCTGCCATTAAACAATGTGTTGTCCCTATACTCGTCTGGTCATTTGACTGGCCTTGTGATGGAGTTAGGCGCAGGAACCAGTTACTGCGTACCTATATGTGACGGATTTCCGATCAAAGGTTTCATCATGTCTTCGGAAGTAACCGGAAATAAACTTACTGAATTTTTCATGAATCTTCTTTCAAATCGAGATCATTCTTTCACGCCTATTACAACAGATCCCGTGCTTGCGGAAACCCTGAAGGAAACTGTGTGTTCTGTAGCACCTAACTTGTTTACAGCCTTGTCAGACTCACCGGAAGTAGTATATACACTTCCGGACGGAACCGAACTAAGAATCGGTAGAGAGAGGTACCAATGCCCGGAAGCATTGTTTAGTCCAAATCTCATCCCGTGTGTAACGAGAAGTATTCCAACAGTAATTAGTGATTGTATTAAAAAGTTGGATACATTTCGAGGCAAATCGTGCACGACAAGTTTGGTCTCTAATATATTTCTGTCTGGCGGAGGTTCAAAACTCACCAACATTCGTGAAAGGGTCAAAGCTGAAGTTGACAAATGTCTAGATGAATTCTACGCATCTCGGTCTAAAGTGAGTTTGTGTCCGTCGGGGTATTCCTCCTGGCTCGGGGGATCCGTTTTGTGTTGCCATAGTAACTACAACGAAGTAGCAATATCGGCTGAAGAGTACCATGAACACGGAGTAAATATTACCAGCCTTAAAAATTTCTTTTAG